The Hevea brasiliensis isolate MT/VB/25A 57/8 chromosome 9, ASM3005281v1, whole genome shotgun sequence nucleotide sequence AGCCACTAATGGAATCATAGTTTAGATGAAGATCAGTAATGTGTAAGCTCAACATGTCTAGTAGAAGCAGATCCATAAATGGTTGCTCAATCTGTAAGAATGGAATAAAATAAGCAGTGTATAAAACAGAGAATTTATAGTTTTAGCATGTAAAGTTTTGTTCTGTAATGTTGAAAACTTTCAGCTGATTGTTTGTCCTCTCAAGGACACTGAAATATAAGAATTGAGAGTGctactttatttattaaatattttttgtaGACACTGTCCTATCACAAAGTTACAACCATGCCACGCACTTCCTTACTTACCAAACATCACAGTATGGCACACTATACACTACAGAAATAAATCAACAAAAAATAAAAGAGGAAGTGGAACCACCAGCAACAATAATGGAGCTGCCACCAACAGTACCTCACAAAGCAGAAAGCTGCACCAAGCAAAACACCAGCAAACCAAGAAAGTAGAGAGCTAGATTTAGAGTTGCTAATGAACTCAGAGAAGTAGCAGAAGAAGCTGGTAAAGACCCAGATGGTGACACAGCAAACACAGGCCCCGGAGCTGGATCAATGAGATCTGGATTTGGAGGGCTTCGGCTTGAAGGAATGGTGGGAAGTGATGACTCAGCTGGAGAAGGTACCCCAGCTCCAGTGGTAGGAAACACAGGCTCAATGTCTGGTGATAAATTTGGAGGAGAGGATAAGGGAGCTTCAGGCAAGAGTGCAGGAGCTGCTGATATAGTAGAGAATTGTACATGTACTTGAGATGTAAAAGCTGGTGAAATAAAATAGGCCACGAAAACCATGAAAGTTGCCAAGAATGACCAAAAGGAAGCCATTAATGATAAGGAAATCAATTCACCTGTTGTGAACTTCAATAAATGtgcgcagagagagagagagaggtactATGGAAAAATTTTGAGGAGATTCGTGATTAAGGCTTAAAGGGTCTCTGGTGAGTAGTGGTGGGGACTCAGGGCCAAGTGCTAAGTGGCAAAATCTTATTGGGACTTGATTTGTGAAGACAGCTATGAATTTGGCTACAGAACAACAATTATATACAATATTGTAAACAGGATCACATGATGGTTGCACTGCTTGCCTTTTATGTTTTATCCTTTTGTGGCCCGTGAAATTAGAAGGAAATTCGCCCCACATTTAGAATAGctgcaaaatattttataaaaccaGATGGTTCTCTTTtttactatgaaaaaaaaaaaaattcaggtgTGACAATCACTGTCCTTAAGTTAGGATctgtaattaaataattttattttaatgtctGATTAATCTCATGAAAAACTATCACCGAAATATAATAAATTCtcaaaaaatcataaaaatgaaTTATCCGTAATTAATTCACTCATTTATTATAAGTAaagataatattaaattattaatatcaaTACGGAGAGTCAAACCAGAATCAAACAATTCTAACTCTCAAAACTTATCACTGAGCCACACGCTTGGTGGTGTAATACTAAATGATTTGTTTTGGTTGGCTGCTAATCCGTGATTACAGCGACAATTATCCTGTGGGCTCAATGTTCTCTTGTGAGTTTGTGACCCCCCTAATCATGGGAATCCAACCCAGATGCCCGGTTAGTATTTACAACATTTGGTTACTTTCTCTTGGAattctgtattttttttttccaggaaaaaagttttttttaaatattaataaaaagagttataaaatattaattactcAGTGCCATATCAAATCATAAAAGGGCCAAGGAATCTTGAAATAAAAAGATGGATCATGTATTTCTTATTTATGATCATTGGAGGCAACAAAGCTAACCACAATAGGCCAATAATATAGGTTAATTGTGGTGTAAGCTGTAAGCAATCAATAATTGATAAACACCCTAAAAAAAACGTTGAGAATTTTATGTCTTATTTCGGATATATTCTTGATTTTGACATAAATGTTCATGTTTTTCTATAAATGTAACAGTATAATATTCTCTGCTCGAGGGTAAAAGCGTGATTATTCTGTGCTTATTTTCTGTTTTTAtgagattaaattaataaaataaaaaattaattttattgcaTAATTTAATCAAAGGATTAAtatcaatttattttttcattattaaGTTAAGATTATGATAAAATTAAGATTTTgtaatttctaaaattatttcaatagtaaggaattaaattttattaataatgttaattttattttttaagtgtgCTATGGATGCACATGGAATAACCCTTTGAATGGTCAATGGTTAAGCAGTGTGAGTATGGGCCTTAATTGGGCCTCATCTGACACATGGTTGAACCCCAATGGTCTCAACCGAGCCATTGCTCATTGGATCCATGGCACCGTCCAGAGCACGATAATACAAGGGGCGGGGGGGGGGGGTTGGGGTTGGTTGAGGCGGGCACAAATAAAATACCCGTATATAGAAAAAAATtcgaataattataaatttaaaatattatatacgaCAAGATTTACatagaaaatatataaaatttatatattatattttaaatttataatgaattagataaatttttataaaatttattaatatttatgatATTAAGTGATGGAGCTAGAATTTTAATTTAGGaggtttaattaaaatatataattcgttAATAAATTACTTATATAGTAGTTAATGGAAGGAATTGattaactaataataataatcgattcataattataaaataaaaatatttaataaaaaaaaataataataaacgctttaatttttttttaaaagttgatttgttaaaaattaaatgaaattactaTTAAATATAATGAATGATTAATATTGTGAATTGATATAGCTAAAATATATTGATGgcctaatattaaaaatttatccaATTTATCTCAAatctatttctttaaaaaaattatgaaatgtaaattcagttaaaattataaataaaataaaataaaataaaaattatgaaaaataaattcagttaaaattatagattaaataaaataaataacatgatTTAACTTCTAATATtgtgaaagattttttttttctaaattgggTATGAAGAcatttagcaaaaaaaaaaaaatttaaaataataatgagattacaagaaaaaaaaatactaaaactATGTTagaattttctttaataatattgtcaaataatttgaatttttaaaaataaaaataagtgattGTAAATTTATTAGataagaaaatgataaaataaaattgatgaaaaatataagttcaaTAAATAATAAcgatttagattttttttagaGTACGAggatttgtattttattgtatcattctttaaataaataatttaaagttttttttttatatataattactattaaactcgtttaaaacttttaaaaccaTTAGACTCCTATgctcattaaaatttaatataagaaTTGAACTTTTTTTAATTACCATTAAATTCttaaaaatttgtaaaattttagGAGGGCTAATGTCCCCCTTGGTCCCCGCATGGCTCCGTCTATGATGGTATTTCTCATCTACCAATGATGTGTTAATCCAGCAGTGGTTAGCACTGAGGTTGTGGGATggaaatatctcatatttcaacaTAGAAGGTTTGATTTGAAGACTTGACATTTCATTATCTTATCTTTAGAATTTTGAAGCCATTTCAAAAACACTCCATTGGCTTATTCAAGGTGTGGAAGACTTCAGCCCTAATAATGAGAACACATGCTTTTATTTGTTTTCATCAAATTTGAAAAGGAAAGTCGAAATGGAACGGGTCATAAGaaaccaaattaaattaattaatgtggtccttttaatttttttttttaataatgaaatTGGGAGAGTGAGAACTCAAAGTAATATATCTTTAGTCACTAAATAAAATTTAAGCCATCAAAATTTTTAAactacttttattttattttattttatttgaaatatcACATCTCAATTTCCTTTACCCCTAATATGGGCAGAAACCAATTTTAAGTCATTTTCAATTAATAACTTTCTTGGTCTACACtccatttttctttaatattgagCAAGCAAAATCAGCTACGTTACACTAAgtaattaatttcaaaaaataattatataatgaaTTATTATAGTAACAATTTCATAATGAaactcaataataaaataaaaataaataaaacgcataaaaaaaattctataataaaaaattactcaatatatataatattataactaTCCATTTAATTTCCTTCAAATTACTCAAATCAAATGCACATCTTTGGTTCTTCAACCACTACGTCCTTGTTTGGTTGAAATGGCGTACGAAGTCCTCCCAGGAAGTAAGGAGTAAGCTTATAAATTAGGCCAACTCCATTAGGTCTCCTCTTGCACTTGCAAATCCAAACCGAAAGAAGGCATACTCCAAATCacccaagaaaatgcaagatccAGTAGCAATCATAGTAGGAGCTGGCCCCTCCGGTCTAGCCACTTCGGCATGCCTAAACCAGCATTCAATCCCTCACATCATCCTGGAAAGGGAAGATTGTTTCGCTTCTCTTTGGAAGAAATATTCATATGATCGTCTGCACCTTCACTTAAAAAAGCAATTCTGCGAGCTCCCTCACATGCCTTTCCCTGCCTCCTCTCCCACTTATATCCCTAAAGATCATTTCATCAAATATCTAGATCACTACGTTTCTcatttcaagatttctcctatcTACCAAAGATGTGTGGAGTCGGCCAGCTACGATGAAGCCACCAAGAAATGGAAGGTTATGGTCAGGAATGTGAGTTCCAGCGAGACTGAGGAATACTCTGCTAGGTTTTTGGTGGTGGCAAGTGGAGAAGCTTGCAATCCTTTCATACCTGAGGTTGAAGGATTGAATAGTTTCACAGGTGATGCTCTGCACTCTACTCAGTTCGGAAATGGCAAGGCTTATAGAGACAAGAATGTTTTGGTTGTTGGGTCTGGTAATTCTGGTATGGAGATTGCTCTAGACCTGGCAAACCATGGTGCCAGAACATCCATTGTTGTTCGAAGCCCGGTAAAACATATATAAATAATCAAGCAGTACTTAAGTTTTCGATAATCACAATTatgttaattaattataaattgatgATTTAGTATTGgagaattaattaatagatatgtgCATGCTGCAGGTTCACATTCTATCTAGGGAGATGGTGCACTTGGGCTTGGTTATGTTGAAGTATTTTTCATTGGGAATTGTGGACTCACTGATGGTGTTGTTTAGCAAGTTTGTATACGGAGACTTGACCAATTATGGGATGAGAAGGGCTACAGAGGGTcccttcttcatgaaagttgcttACGGCAAGTATCCTATTTTTGATGTGGGTACCTTCGATAAGATCAAGGCCGGAGAGATTCAAGTAAGTACCAAGCATTagcatataatataattgaaATTTGAGACTTTTTGACAATTATCTACCCTAAATTTCTGCTACAATGTCTCATGTTAAAGtgacttttcatttctcaaaaagtccttttgtcaaaagagagaattttaaaaatatggtgttgaatttctcctccttttcttcttcctcttcttcaattttttttcttttattggaaAACAAAGTTACTTCTTGAGAAAGCCTTCCTATAATATCTTGAATCTGTTGGCTTACTGTGTACGATGTTAACCACTTATTAAATATTAGTCAATTGCTTGTTTGCTAAAGTCTAAAGAGGTTAGCAATAAATAAATGGCTTGCAAATattttataacaattttaatatttGGTttttagttgttttttttttttttaaaaaacctATCAACTGCCAATCATCATATCTTTGATTAAGATCCCATAACTGTTATATATCATATTGATTACTATCATGCATTTAAAATGACATGCGTTACCGTCAAAGAGTATGTTATTGTTAGCCATTGAGTGCAGTTTTGTAACTTAGCGACTCTATTAACttttaaagaagaccaaaaaaataataataataataataataagttgaTTGTCTAATAGTAATTTAAAAGCCTTTTAGGTTTTTACTTCAATAATAATTAGTCATAACTTTTCAATTTGTCATTTTTAAGCTCTCACCTTATTGCATCAACTTCAGAGCGTTCATTTGTTTACAAAAGCCAATCGTGTTGTGTATGCAGGTCTTGCCTGCAATACAAAATATAAGAGGAAATGAGGTACTCTTTGAGAATGGCAGGTCACACTCGTTTGACGCAATCATTTTTTGTACTGGATTCAAAAGATCAACAAATAAATGGCTGAAGGTAATtattagaaaggaaaaaaaatttttttttttcaaaacataTAAAGCCAAAGGCAATGTTTGTATTCATGTACATGGTCTTTTTTTGTGATCAGGGAGATGATTACCTTTTGAATGAGGATGGAATACCGAAGCCACGGTACCCAAACCACTGGAAGGGAAAGAAGGGTTTATACTGTATTGGATTGTCAAGGAGAGGATTGTATGGAGCTAGTGCAGATGCACAAAACACGTCTGACGACATCAAGTCACTTGTATGAGAAAGGTTACATAAGAAGCTTGTGTCACAAGGAGTTTAGCTTTCTAATAGCCTACAGAGCAAGCACAGGCACATCCTTCCAACAACCCAAAATCCCTGGCAATGCTAATGCTCTTTAATTCTAAGCGTATCACTTAGACATTTGCAACAACCAAAATAAACGTGAAATTATGGGCCAGTTCTGACTTATCTGAAACTGGATGTTGCTCAATGCTCTTTATTTTGTATTAAATTGAAtgattaaataattcaaatatccaTTATCTCAAATTATTACAGCCAATAATTTCAAGCCCGATTGCAGATCTCCTGCACACAACTATGCTCTCTGACGAAAAGATAAAAATGCTTTAtcaaaaagtgaaaaaaaaaaaaaaaactgataaGATAAAAATGAAATTTGGTTTAAAATCGATTTGAAAAAACTACATCACTCACCCACCCAGAAAAGGGGAAAAGAAGAGAGTAAAAACAAAGAACCAAAAACCTCAATAACAGCCCTTACAAGGGCTCTTAAAATGAGCAGAAGCCCTGGCATGCCATCGGTAGCTAATTTGTAGGCTGTCGCCATGCTTCCCAACTAAGGGTGCCCTAATAAATTAAAATGGACCTGGCAACATTTGACAGTTACGCCCACAGGAGTCCATCTAAGCCAATTTCCAGGTTTGAAACCGGGCTGTCACCAAGAGGATCGTGTTCTATTACTTGCTTATCTGATGGTGAGTCGGCATATGGCTCCGATAGATCAGGAGATCGTTCAGATGGAATCCCATAATCTCTGAGTATGTAGGATGCAGAGGCACTAGCTGCTTCCCTCTCCATCACAGCAATATAGTTGTCTTCAAACTCAAACACTAAATATCTGTCCTTGCATGCTGATCAACGGCACATAGACTTAAGAACCAAAGTGCTGTTGAAAAATCACAGAATATAGAAAAGAGATGTTACACCACTTACAATCAAAGAGGTAGGCTAGGTGATGAATGTTTTTTATTCGAGTACCGTTGAACTTCAAAACCTGAAATGTTTTCTCCCTTAAGTTTGTAATGCATATAAACCAGAAGGCATTGGCAAACCAAATGTAAATAGATAACTTGCCTGCTGATTGCTCATATCCTCATATCCAATGTTGACTTCATTTGCTAGGACCTATCagaaaagggggaaaaaaaaaaaaaacaactaatCCATAAAATAGGATCGTATCCTTCTTTAATGAATGCATTCAGAGCAGAAGAGTTGCTACCATTAACACCACAAGAAAAATTGAATGCAGAAGGGATTATAAGCTATTGTCAGATGAGACAGCATAAAACTTACCTGTGATAGGATAACAATTTGTTCTCCTTTGAACTTTGCCAAAGTGTACCGTGCTTTTGCTAGTAGTTTCAACTgagcattcaaattcaaaatcaaattaccttttaaataaaaacaaaaagcAAGCAATCTGTATTTTGATTAGATATGTCCCCCATTTTTTGCTACTTACCCCTATAGAGTCTTCACACTCCTCACTGTCATTgggaaagaagaagaggaaaattacaaataataataattatagaaAAAAGTATTAGCGTATTGCTTGCACCAAGAATTATATCCACAAAAAGGTTTGCACACATTGCAAAAGTGCCTTAAAAGCATTACATACTCTATCAGTGGTTCTGACAGAGGGGTAAACACCAAACCAGCAATTATTATATAAGAAGGCTGACTTCCATCAACATGATAGGGAACCTTGAAGCAAGGACATAGCAAATGAAATTAGTAAgcctcaaaacataaaaattaattgaaatgatGGAATAAACTAAAATATCATGTAAAAAGCCAAGTTTCTAGTAGCATTACCAAATGGACTCTAGGATTCAAAACCACTTTAACCTTCATGAACGAACCTGCTCTGATGATGCCAAGTTCTGCCACATCACCAGCAAACCTGTGTAAAAGGCATGGTTACACATATGATTAATGATATCAAGCCTAAATATCATAGTTAACACACTTTTACAGAGTAAAATGAGCAGAGAAGTAATTAAGTAAACAAAAGTAGCATTTTGGAATCATTTTTTGGCACCAGAATAAAGAGCTTTACTTTTGACTAATAAGGTAACGAAATGCAATGCGCTCATTTGATCGGAATGGCACAGTTCCTTCACACCCAACATGAACATCATCAAAGCTTACAATCACGTCCCCCTGAAAATAACAGCAGCATCAAATTTCAGAATAAAAGAAGggcggaaaaataaaataatgctGTTTAATTGGTTTCCCAGCGTAGTCACATCACACAATGATAATACAGGAGACACGCCTGCAGTAGCCAATGAGAAAAAAATGAAAGGGGTTATAAATTCATACCAACATGGACTAGATCTAAATTAAATTGGCCTAATTGGAATAGTTTCTAATAGCGCTCAGCTTGATTCAGATCGTTTTACAAGTAACACATCATACTGCTATAGAATTTTCTTTTATGACTGCCTTTTCAGTACTTTCTCATTCACAAATTTTTGTATTCATTAAAGACAAGTTAGATTGATAATCTTGAGGAAAACTATCATGACAATTCAGGGTCCCTTTCTGGGTGACTTTAACAAGACCAGAATACATGCAACTCCAGCAAAGCAACCTTTTGAAACTATACTGGCCAGTTTACCTCCTTTAAGACATTATTTGCATCAGAGGTTGGCTCAACTCGCCGTACCAGCACACCCTGCACAAGCCATACCATATGAGGAAACTGTGTGGCACATTCATGCCATCAAGTCACAATGAAGTAATGATATTGCAAACTTGTGTAAGATGCATCATATGTAGGAagggaagaaaaaggaaaaataccGGTCAAATAAAGCTTGCAAATGAAATTTGGACTGATAAAATTCTCAAAgaacatgaaaaaaaaattaagcaaaGGCTATGTATGAATCAACTTGTCCATTTTCCATGTCCACAAAAAATTGAACCTCACATTCGATGTGCTTTAAAATGTGCAAGTTTCTCACCCCTACATCCACCAGAAAGACCTCTGCTTGCATGTCACATAACACAAATGATTTTTCCATTCCTTGTGTAGAACTTAAGAAAATTGTTTATGGGATGTGCAAGCATATACAACCATTCAATGATCATAAAATAAGTCCCAGTGAACATTTTATTCAACTTTGATGTAATGATTCATATGCTAAACTTGAGGTTTGAACGACAACATATTTGAAGAAAGTGCAATTTCAAAGTTAATATCTTTATcacaaatttcacaatcaaagttCCTCCTCACTTCTCAGCATCTTCATAACATCTACCCTACACCTCAACTACTTTCATCCACTACAACACATCTCATGTTTAGCCATCCTATTGTCCCACTCCATTCTTCCCCAAATTCCTCACTCCATTCATCAACAAACCAATTTTAGCACAACCAACAAACTAGCCCTCCGTCACTCTAGGAAGTTTTAAACGTAACTTGAAAGTGTTAGCATGAATCACCGAAAACACACCCTTTGAAAGACAGGATAGAGCAAATGAAAATTATGGGTAACCTGAAAGCAAATTGTAGCAGACTGTTACATCAGATAAATTTTGATATTTGATAAATGATAATGACACACCTCATTAGACTGTACTTTTAAGCACGCTCGCAATGCTGGATTCTCCAACTTTTGCAGCAGTACACCAAGGCAGGGAAAGCCTGGAAGATGAAGATCACAAGGAATtaaattaggatttttttttcattattatttaagGTATTTTACATTATTTAGGATTTAATTTTAGGTTTCTAAAGGGGGAAAACATTTTCTAGAACAATCCATTATCAGTTCGCATTATCAAACTCGAAGCTAGTTTTGCATTAAAATGGAAACAATAAATACCACCATACGGATCAAAAAGCAAAAAGGATTAGTCATTTAGTCAAGAAAGCAGCAGGAAGTGGACAAAAATCCATTCATAATACTATTAAACATCAATTATCAAAATCAGCACTTAGATAAATTTACTTGTTTGAAGTTTCCGAAGCACAGAGATGGAATTATGGAAAGGCATAATATCTCCACAACAATAACTGGAAAAAAGCCTTTGTAGACGCAAAGACCAGATAAGGAGGTGATCTTATAGACCATGTAAAATATATAACTTACAAGGTGGATCCTATAGAGAGCCAATAGGTGGAAACTATAGAAAGCAAATTGACCAATGATGATGAAAACACCAACAATTCATCTATGATAGTTTTATAACAAACAGTTCTATCTCTGAATTTCAGTCAAAATCAGAAAAGAAATTTGTATAGATGCTTGGCCCTTAAGATCGACAAGCACCTCATTACTTGCCAATGTCTTATTTACGCACATtaagttaaaatataagaaaattcagAATAGAAATATGAAAAATTCACCATATGAATATATGTGAGAAATGAAGGCATCTCACCGGTGTATTTCCCATTCCTCTCATAGTCATCCAGAAAGTGAGACACAACTGTTGTTGGAATCACATATCCAATATTCTCAGCTTCTTCAGATCTGTAAACCTAAAAGAAGTGTCTCACAAAACATAATAAGGAAAGGGAAATTACAAGTAAAAGAACAACATATTTTGCAAACAATAGCAACAGATAAGCTTCCAGTTGATTAGACTATGAAGACTTTTACTAACAAGCATGATGCATGCCAGAGAACGCACCTGAAATGCCACTCCAATGCACTCCCCATGGTCATTGAATGCAGGACCACCACTATTACCTAAAATCTAGCAGGTATAAGCAGTGGCTATCACAAgaaataaaagagagagagagaaagagaacacGGGACAGGGGAAGAGCTGTCATTGTGATGAATCAAAATAGCAATTTCCAACATGCAGATGCATAAACTAAGCAATGTTAACGCAAAGATTAGAAAAACAGAATATCTACAAACCAGGATTTATTGCAGCATCAATTTGAATACCCAACAAGTCAGATGATCCATGAGCATATGATGTAACCTGAAGTGTTAAACAAAATGTATGGCGAATTTATTCAAACATACTGCTCAAAGACACTGCTAAAGATATCAAATGACTATATGTGACATGTCCAAACAGTAATAAGTCATAGGTTTCACTGTGGGATAAATCAAACCTCTATGCGTGATACAACTCCCTTTGTCACTGAAATGGTGTCTCCTCCGAGGGGATATCCCACAACAGTCACTGCATCCTGCCCATGTCAAAATAAGTATAAAAAATAGTTGAAAAAAGGTTCCAGAAAGAAATGCATAAAGCACAAAACATGAATATCCAACTTATAGATTAGAATAATTTCATATTACTACAGATGACTGAGTAATCAATTTTGCATTTTCAAAACTTACAAAGCTACATAAACTCAGTAGGGGTAAATTTCAAAATAGCCACCATAACAACAACCAAAAGGGTTTCTTTTCCAAGAAGGGAAGAGGGGATTTGATCAACGCCAATGCATTTGTAACAAATATATAGTATCGGTCATGATGTCATATTTGATGTTGGTTTGGTTTTGTAGATAAATAACTTATACAATCATATAACTGATGCTGCTTCATTTTTACAACTTTAAAAGATCATGAGATTCATCTCAAATATTTAATACTCTGAAGTCTAATCATTTAAGAAAAAGCATGATAATTTAAAGCAGCTGCAAATGCAAAATCGAAAAGATCCATAAACATGGAAATAAAACACACAAACACACACCCACAAAAGCACAGAATGATGCCACGAGTACATGAAAGAGAACATTTAAACCTGAAGACGGGGCAACCGTCCAAAATGTAGTGGTTCAGATCCTTCCCAAAATTCCTCATTTTCTATTGAAAGTAAAGCTATATCACAATCAACACCTCTGGCTAACACCTGCATTTAAATCACTGAGAGGAAATTAAGTTGTAAAATCTTACCAATACCCCATAGGGATAAACATCTCAAACATAGCAGCTTGAGTAAGCATTCATTAATCAATGGCAAATTCAAATCTTCCTATTAGGTTTGCTGGGTGAAATGCAAAAGACAAATGAAAAACCCCAAGGACATTCAGGAGCTCAAAGACAAATGTTGTCAGACAGAATTGGAGCATGTAAGAATCACATCCACAACAAAATGCAACTCTGTAGGTTTACCAAGATTAGGGTTTGATTacctataatatataaatatgcaAATCAATGCAGAAAGATTTTTAAAAATGTGACTACTCTCCGCTGAGAATTATGAGCTAGTCATAGTCAAATAACTCAAAATTGTTGTTCCCGTACAATAATACTCTCTGTACTTGTATTAGTTTATCTCCTTTGCTTACACTCAATCTTTGTGTACAAAAGCACAAGAACTTTGAGAAAAATACATGACTGATGACACTTTGACAGGATGAAAGGATCATAAATTTTA carries:
- the LOC110650058 gene encoding probable indole-3-pyruvate monooxygenase YUCCA10 gives rise to the protein MQDPVAIIVGAGPSGLATSACLNQHSIPHIILEREDCFASLWKKYSYDRLHLHLKKQFCELPHMPFPASSPTYIPKDHFIKYLDHYVSHFKISPIYQRCVESASYDEATKKWKVMVRNVSSSETEEYSARFLVVASGEACNPFIPEVEGLNSFTGDALHSTQFGNGKAYRDKNVLVVGSGNSGMEIALDLANHGARTSIVVRSPVHILSREMVHLGLVMLKYFSLGIVDSLMVLFSKFVYGDLTNYGMRRATEGPFFMKVAYGKYPIFDVGTFDKIKAGEIQVLPAIQNIRGNEVLFENGRSHSFDAIIFCTGFKRSTNKWLKGDDYLLNEDGIPKPRYPNHWKGKKGLYCIGLSRRGLYGASADAQNTSDDIKSLV
- the LOC110650057 gene encoding protease Do-like 2, chloroplastic codes for the protein MAIAASTCCFSVLTSSVKFCCYSSPQHRLLSSHRTIGSVASNAINHKRRPSKRGSSSSIDKANRDKEGASHYKSPGKSKDERYYSCGDGGERGKAQSIAYKSFGMQSRDKKEHQAEAGNLQEAAFLNAVVKVYCTHTAPDYSLPWQKQRQYTSTGSAFMIGNGKLLTNAHCVEYDTQVKVKRRGDDTKYVAKVLARGVDCDIALLSIENEEFWEGSEPLHFGRLPRLQDAVTVVGYPLGGDTISVTKGVVSRIEVTSYAHGSSDLLGIQIDAAINPGNSGGPAFNDHGECIGVAFQVYRSEEAENIGYVIPTTVVSHFLDDYERNGKYTGFPCLGVLLQKLENPALRACLKVQSNEGVLVRRVEPTSDANNVLKEGDVIVSFDDVHVGCEGTVPFRSNERIAFRYLISQKFAGDVAELGIIRAGSFMKVKVVLNPRVHLVPYHVDGSQPSYIIIAGLVFTPLSEPLIDEECEDSIGLKLLAKARYTLAKFKGEQIVILSQVLANEVNIGYEDMSNQQVLKFNGTRIKNIHHLAYLFDSCKDRYLVFEFEDNYIAVMEREAASASASYILRDYGIPSERSPDLSEPYADSPSDKQVIEHDPLGDSPVSNLEIGLDGLLWA
- the LOC110650060 gene encoding classical arabinogalactan protein 26 translates to MASFWSFLATFMVFVAYFISPAFTSQVHVQFSTISAAPALLPEAPLSSPPNLSPDIEPVFPTTGAGVPSPAESSLPTIPSSRSPPNPDLIDPAPGPVFAVSPSGSLPASSATSLSSLATLNLALYFLGLLVFCLVQLSAL